The genomic segment GCGGATGCGGTTGCAGCGATCGCAGAAGCAATGTGAAATTGGGCTGATGATGCCCAGCGTGCCCGGCGCTCCCGCAATCCTGAAACTCCGGGCGGGCCCCGCTCGGTCGGCAACCTCGATGGACCGCAGCATGTACCGCTGCTGGATCCGCTCCAGCACCTCGTGGGCCGGCACCCATATCGAGCGCCAGTCGGGATCCATCATCGTCGGCATGTATTCGATAAAGCGCACCGTGTAAGCCGTGCGCAGCGTCAACGCTGCGAAATCCAGGACCTCGTCATCGTTGACGCCCCGCATGACCACGACATTGATCTTCGCCGGAGGAAAACCGGCCTCTTCGCTGGCGGCCAGCCCGTCCAGCACCTGCTGCAGGTGGCCGCCGCGCGTGATCTCCGCGAATACCTCGGGCCGCAACGAATCCAGGCTGATGTTCAGCCGCTGCACGCCGGCACGGCGCAGATCCTTCGCCATGTCCCGCAACAGCATGCCGTTGGTGCTGAGAACCAGCTCCGACAGCCCGGGAATGGTCGCCAGCCGCTGCAAGAAACCGACCACGCCCTTGCGCACCAGCGGTTCGCCGCCGGTCACCCGGATTTTGTCCAAACCCAGCCCGACGGCAATGCAGGCAAGGCGATATAGATCTTCAAAGCTGAGGATTTCGCTGTGGTTGAGTTTGCGGATTCCCTCGGCCGGCATGCAGTACCTGCAGCGCAGGTTGCAACGATCGGTTACAGATAGCCGGAGGTAGTTGATACGTCGACCCTGTGTGTCAATCAGAGCCATACGCGAGCCTGCGCTCCACTGGCACATCGCGGCACGATACTTTCCGCATGCGCCCAAGAGCGGAGCGAAGCAAACGCCGTCAGGCTACACCTCGGCGGAGATGGCTTCTTGTGATGCTCCTCACCTCTGGGTGTGCCGTGCTGCTGATT from the Terriglobia bacterium genome contains:
- the moaA gene encoding GTP 3',8-cyclase MoaA, coding for MALIDTQGRRINYLRLSVTDRCNLRCRYCMPAEGIRKLNHSEILSFEDLYRLACIAVGLGLDKIRVTGGEPLVRKGVVGFLQRLATIPGLSELVLSTNGMLLRDMAKDLRRAGVQRLNISLDSLRPEVFAEITRGGHLQQVLDGLAASEEAGFPPAKINVVVMRGVNDDEVLDFAALTLRTAYTVRFIEYMPTMMDPDWRSIWVPAHEVLERIQQRYMLRSIEVADRAGPARSFRIAGAPGTLGIISPISHCFCDRCNRIRITATGMAKGCLFAADAVDLKPCLRAGDDVVRETLRRIVTSKPARHGLFAPQPQNEPFSMAQIGG